A single genomic interval of Salmo trutta chromosome 13, fSalTru1.1, whole genome shotgun sequence harbors:
- the gal3st2 gene encoding galactose-3-O-sulfotransferase 2: protein MPPSARKSIKERKLFSLTSSLPCASWLKVLLCSPLRYLWMVLIALTVLCVAIQILGVVWQSRNDKILSKKLLNVRFTIEIQGTLPTEQSDWENSSPSSYAPVVEEEVRSQEEGAPKQLAKDNQKVAEYQDGRDEPGVERRLQVHHQHLKLSNTFNKVKDSRKEARGKVLAVKAALPKVTLGDDELHLGVPGSVLQLGYRAIRVVSTLSHKPLQLPLTNQLKSRNSLAPLGTNTVVAGVISEVKPGIATSTCRPKNHIVFLKTHKTASSTILNILYRYGDSRNLTFALPLNMHSQLFYPFFFASHFVEGVRSRSVKKFHIMCNHMRFRPPEVRKVMPQDTFYFSILKNPVAMMESIFIYYKSIPAFHKARSLDDFLDNGWRSYNTSLPNNHYARNILTFDFGFDNNVATETPGDLETRAATAIGAIEEDFHLILISEYFDESMILLKRALCWSLDDIVSFKLNSRSERARNMLSPHTADKIRAWNALDWRLYLHFNATFWRRVDTTVGREEMRREVTRLQEQRAKLAKTCLKDGGAVDPSQVQDAGLKPFQYGAAIIQGYNLNPGLDGPTKTRCQNLITPELQYTDTLYTKQFPELATRQRQAAKLAASQRQPGPAKVSPNKAAMAGPVRVREARHSRTARSGPRNPNAQNQNYPRPTVLSKITADRSDRNMP, encoded by the exons GTGGCTGAAGGTACTGCTGTGCAGCCCCCTACGCTATCTATGGATGGTCCTCATAGCCCTCACTGTGCTTTGTGTGGCCATCCAGATCCTAGGAGTCGTCTGGCAGTCCAG GAACGATAAGATTTTGAGCAAGAAGCTCCTGAATGTGCGGTTTACCATCGAGATCCAGGGAACGCTCCCGACGGAGCAGAGTGACTGGGAAAACTCTTCCCCCTCTTCATACGCCCCTGTCGTAGAAGAGGAAGTGAGGTCACAGGAGGAAGGAGCTCCTAAACAACTGGCCAAAGACAACCAGAAGGTAGCAGAATATCAAGATGGCAGAGATGAGccaggagtggagaggagactcCAGGTGCATCACCAACATTTAAAGCTCTCAAACACTTTCAATAAGGTTAAAGACTCCAGGAAAGAGGCAAGGGGTAAAGTTTTAGCAGTAAAGGCAGCCCTGCCCAAAGTCACACTGGGTGATGATGAGTTGCATTTGGGGGTTCCCGGGTCTGTTCTCCAGCTGGGCTACCGAGCTATCAGAGTGGTATCTACCCTGTCTCACAAACCTCTCCAGCTCCCCTTAACCAATCAGCTGAAGAGTAGAAACAGCCTTGCCCCTCTAGGCACCAACACTGTAGTTGCCGGGGTGATAAGCGAGGTGAAACCGGGGATTGCCACCTCCACCTGTCGGCCGAAGAACCACATCGTCTTTCTAAAGACACACAAAACGGCCAGCAGCACCATCCTGAACATCTTGTATCGCTATGGTGACAGCCGCAATCTGACCTTCGCCCTTCCGCTGAACATGCACAGCCAGCTGTTCTATCCCTTCTTCTTCGCCTCACACTTTGTGGAGGGAGTTAGGAGCCGCAGTGTCAAAAAGTTCCACATCATGTGCAACCACATGAGGTTCAGACCACCAGAG GTGCGGAAGGTGATGCCCCAGGACACGTTCTACTTCTCCATCCTGAAGAACCCTGTTGCCATGATGGAGTCCATCTTCATCTACTACAAGAGCATTCCCGCCTTCCACAAGGCCCGCAGCCTGGATGACTTCCTCGACAACGGTTGGCGTAGTTACAACACGTCCCTGCCCAACAACCACTACGCCCGTAACATCCTGACCTTTGACTTTGGCTTCGACAACAACGTCGCCACAGAGACGCCCGGAGACCTGGAGACGCGGGCCGCCACAGCCATTGGCGCCATCGAGGAGGACTTCCACCTTATCCTCATCTCAGAGTACTTTGACGAATCCATGATCCTGCTCAAGCGCGCCCTCTGCTGGTCTTTGGACGACATCGTCTCCTTCAAGTTGAACAGCCGGAGCGAGCGCGCACGGAACATGCTCTCCCCGCACACCGCTGACAAGATCAGAGCCTGGAACGCCCTTGACTGGCGGCTCTACCTGCACTTTAACGCCACCTTCTGGCGACGCGTGGACACTACGGTGGGGCGTGAGGAGATGAGGCGGGAGGTGACTCGGCTGCAGGAGCAACGTGCCAAACTAGCCAAAACCTGCCTGAAGGATGGTGGTGCAGTGGACCCGTCGCAGGTACAGGACGCGGGGCTGAAGCCCTTCCAGTATGGAGCGGCCATCATCCAGGGCTACAACCTGAACCCTGGGCTGGACGGGCCCACCAAAACACGCTGTCAGAACCTGATCACTCCAGAGCTGCAGTACACAGACACCCTTTACACCAAGCAGTTCCCTGAGCTTGCCACTAGGCAGAGACAGGCTGCCAAACTGGCCGCCTCACAACGTCAGCCTGGTCCAGCCAAGGTCAGCCCAAACAAAGCAGCCATGGCTGGGCCGGTGAGGGTGAGGGAGGCCCGGCACAGTAGGACAGCCAGGAGTGGACCCAGAAACCCTAATGCCCAGAACCAAAATTACCCCCGCCCAACTGTCCTGTCTAAAATCACTGCAGATAGAAGTGACAGAAACATGCCTTGA